Within the Streptomyces sp. NBC_00554 genome, the region CGCGCGGCGCGGTGGACGAGGCGGCGCGGGTGCTGGGGGTGGCGGCGGCGAATCTGGTGGGGCTGCTGGACATTGACGTGGTGCTGCTGGGCGGGCGCACGGTGGCAGCGCACCAGGAGGACTTCGTACGGGGGGTCGGTGCGGTGCTGGACGAACGGGCCCGGCGTGAGGGCGTGGCGGCGGGGGTTCCTGTGCGGGTTGCTCCGGGTGGGGAACGGGGGGTTGCGGAGGGGGCTGCGCAGTTGTTGCTGGGGCCGTTGTTCGGGTGGGGGGAGGGGTGAGGGTGGTGGGGTTTCGCCCCTCCGCCGCCACCCATTCCCGTACCTGGAGGCGCCGCCCCCACGGGTGGGTGGGGCGCCGCTTCCGCGGACGGTTCAGATCGGGTACGCCGTGTGAATGTTGCCGTCGCGGATGACGACTTCGACGACATTGGTCGTCTGCCCGCTGCCGTTCACGCCGACGGGGCTGCCGTAGTCGAAGCGGTGCAGGTGGGTGTCCTGTCCGGCCCGTGCCCGTGGGTTGGGCAGGGCGGGCGTTCCGTCGATGCCTTCCCGGAGCCGTCGGCCCAGCGCGAAGTCGTCGCCGTCCCAGAGGAAGTTGTCGTTGAACTCACCGGGCAGTGAGGGCTCGGGGCCGGTGGGGTCCGCGTTCTCCCGTACCCGGTCCTGGGCGCCGGGGCCGTGCTGGCCCTCGATGTGGTTCTCGCGTGCCGTGGTGATCCCGTGATTGCCCTCGCAGCTCACCAGACCCCAGGGATCGGTGAAGCGGAGCGGGTTGCTGACGTACGCGTGATGATTCGGCGCGGGGGCCAGGCCCAGCGGGTCGGGACTGATGTAACGGGCGTTCTCGGGGTCGTAGTAACGCCGGAAGTTGTAGCGGAGGCCTGTCTCGGCGTCGTGGTACTGCCCGGGGAAACGCAGCGGGCAGTCGACCAGGTCGCCCGAGCCGCCAAGGGCCGTGCCCCAAAGGGTGGTGCGGGCCCGCCAGGCGATGCGGCCCTTCTCGTCGACCAGTTCGGTGGGGGTGCCGACCAGGTCGGTGACGATGGCGTAGAAGCGGCGGTCGACCTCGTCCTGGTCGGTGTCCTGGTCGACCTGAAGCAGCGCGCGGTCGGTACCGGGGGCCCATTCCCAGCTTCGGGTGGGACCACCGGCGGAACTGCTCTGTTCCGCCAGGTGCGAGCCGTCCCAGGTGAAGACGGTCTCCTCCTCGGCCGACCGGCCGTCGTCGGACAGCAGGCGTTTGGCGGTACGCCGGCCAAGACCGTCGTAGACATACGCCCAGCGGCGCCCGTCCGGGGTGGTGACCTGAGTGAGCCGGTCCTCGGCGTCCCAGGTGTACGTCCACTCCCGTGCGCCGCCGGACAGCAGCCTGCGCGACTGCCGGACGAGGCGCCCCTGCGCGTCATGGACGTACGTGACGTGACCGGCCCGGCGTACGAGCGTGCCGTCGTGGACACGCTCCCCCTGCGGTCCCTCGGGTGCGTCGGCCCGGCTGAGGTTGCCCGCGGCGTCGTACGCGTAGCGCTCCGACCATCCGGTGGCGGAGACTCCCTCCACCCGGCCGAGACGGTCATGGGCGAATCGGCGCGTGCCGTGGGTCTGGTCCTCGATGGCGGTCAGGCCGCCGTCCTGCCCGTACGTGTACGAGCGGTGCAGCAGCGGTTCGCCGGACGGGTCCGCACCGGGGGCGGCCTGTCCGACGACCGTCTGGCCGGTCAGGCGGTGACCGGCGTCCCACTCCTGGGTCAGCACCGCCGTCTCGCCGAGCCGTCGCTCGGTTTCGTGCCCGGACGCCCCGTATCCGAAGGACAGTTCGTTGTCGGCGAGTTGGACCCGGACGGGGCGGTTGTTCGCGTCCCAGTCCCACCGGCTGACGGTGCCCGAAGGAGTGCGTCGCTCCACCCGCCGGCCGAGGATGTCGTACGTCGTGTGCAGCGCGCGGCCGTCGCACTCCTCGGTGACGACCCGGCCCGCCGCGTCACGGGTGAGGGTGAGAGCTGTGTCAGGGGTGACGGCTCCGACCAGCCGGCCCGCCGCGTCATGGGTGAAGGTGGTGACCGCGTCGCCGGAGCGCCGCTCGACGATCCGCCCGCACGTGTCGCGCACGTAGGTGGTGGTCTCGCCCGCGCCGTTGGTGCGTTCGAGCAGACGGCCTGCCGCGTCGTAAGTGTAGGAAACGGTACGGCCGTTGAAGTCGGTCTCGCCCACGAGCAGGCCCGCCGGGTCGTACGTGTACGACCACACCGCGCCCGACGCGTTCGTCACGGAGGTGAGCCGCAGCTCGGTGTCGTAGACGAACCGCACGGTCGAACCGTCCGCGTCGGTACGGGCACAGAGCCGGTCGAAGTGCGTGAACGCGTGGGTGACGCTGCGGCCGTCGGGGCCGGTGTAGCGGACCGTGTTGCCCTCGCCGTCGTAGGACCAGCGCTCCCTGCTCCCGTCGGGCATGGTCCGCTCGGCGGGGCGGCCCTCAACAGTCCAGACGGTGCGCGTCGTCGCGCCGGTGGCGTCGACGGACTCGACGATGCGCCCGAAGGCGTCGCGGCTGACGCGGGTGGTACCGCCCAGCGGCGCGGTGGTGGAGACGGGCAGGCCCAGCGGGCCGGACTCGACGCGGTGGGCCGCTCCCAGCGCGTTGGTGACGCTGAGGAGCCCGCCGGAAGCGTCGTAGGCGAACGTGGTGACGGCACCGTCGGGGTCCACCGTCGCCGTCGGGCGGCCCTGCTCGTCGTACGCGTAGCCACGCCGGCCGCCGGTCGGCAGGGTGATCGAAAGCGGTCGGTCGAAGGGGTCGTACTCGGCGGTGGTGGCCGTGCCGTCGGGCCTGACCACCGAAATGAGGTTGCCGCGCTCGTCATAGGTGAAGCGGGACGTGTTGCCGAGCGGATCCGTCCGTGAGAGCAGCCGGTTGTACGCGTCCCACTCGGCGTACGTGGTGTTGCCGAGCGGATCGGTCTGGGCGACGACCTGACGGCGCTCGTTGTGCCGGTACGTGGTGGTGCGGCCCAGCGAGTCGGTGTAGCGGGTCTCCCGGGCCTCCGGGTCGTAGGCGATGGAGCAGGACAAGTAGCCGTCGGCGCCTTCGCCCCGTATACAGCGGTCCTGGTCGTCGTAGGTGAAGCGGTACCAGGAACCGTTGCGGTCGGTCCAGGACGTGATGCGTGCCTGGTCGTCGTAGGTGAGCCTGAGCGGTAGGCCGCTGGAGTTGTGGATCTCGGTGAGATGCCCGTCGGAGCTGTATCCGTAGCGAAGCAGCGTCGTGCCCTCTTCGCCCGCGGCGGGGTCGCGCAGCCGCAGCCCGACGACGCGGTCGCCCTCGGTGTCGACGTGCAGGTGGCGGCCGCCGGAGTCGCGGACGGCGATGGGCGCGCCGCTCTCGTCCCGGTCGAAGTCGATGCGTCGTCCGCCGCGGTCGGTCACCGCGGCCAGCGGGAGGGCGAACACGTCATGGGCCGCGGGGGCTTGGCCGAGTGGCGCGAAGTGACGGATGTGGCCCGTGGCGGGGTCGGTGATGCGGATGGGTGCGCCGGGTGCGCCGTCCCAGTCCAGCGGCCAGCGCGGACCCTCCAGCGGCATCACCGAGGTGCCGGGTGTGGGGACGGGGTAGAGGAGGATCATGCCGTCGTCGGCCGCGAAGACGGCCCCGTCGCTGTCCAGTTCCAGGCGTTCGTCGAGCGTGGAGGCCCAGGACGGGCCGAACCACTGCCCCCACCGGTACGTTGACAGGTGCGTACGTCGCAGAACGAGCGGCAGGAGGCCGGGGAGCTCGACGTCGGTCTCCTCCATGAGCATCTCGCCGGAGACCATGTCGACCGGGTCGCCGTTCTTGCAGCGCGCCTTGGCGGGCTTGCTCGCGCCGGCCGCGTCGTCAGCCCCCCTACGGAGACCGCCCCTCACCGCCTTGGCCATGCCCTTGAGTCCCATCTTGCCCAGACCCTTCATGCCCTTGGCGAGTTTGCCGAGGCTGGTGATGCCCTTGCCGCCGGGTATGCAGTCCAGCGCCGCGAACGCCACGTCCCACAGGGACGCCTGCCCCTTCGCGTATTTGTTGAGGGTGTCGGCGAGGACCACGAGGGCTGCGACCAGCAGGATCGCGCCGAGGATCGGCCCCCCGATGATCATCGCGATGATGCCGACGACGGCGACGACGACCTTGCAGACCGTGACGATGGTGTCCCAGTTGTCGGTGAACCAGTCCCCGACCTCCTCCCACCACTTGCGGTTGTGGATCCCCGCGTCGGAGGCTTCGTCGATCTTGGTCTTGGCCTCCCGGGCAGCCTCCTCGCGCATTTTCCGGGCGTCCGCGGCCATCTTCTTCGCCGCGTCCAGGGCGTCCTGCGCGTTCGACACGTCCGACTGGGCGGACGTCTGCGCGGTCTTGGCGTGCTGGGCGTCCCGGGTGGCGGCCCGGACCTTGGCCTCGTCGGGCTTCTCGGTGCTTTTGCTGCCGGTCGGGTCGTCCTTGTACTTGTCGGCTTCCTTGCCGGCCCTGGTCACCCACGAATCGGCCGACGCGAGACGGGACTTGGCCGAGCTCAGGTCGGTCTGCGCCGCGCGGCCGTTGGCCAGCGCCCGGTCGGCGAGGGCCTGCGCACGCTCCAGCTTCGGCCAGTACGCAGCCAGCGCACCCCCCGCCATGTCATAGGACGTCCTCAGCTTCTTCAGCTGCTTCGGCACACCCGAAAACTGATCCTGGAACGCCTTCGCCGACTTACCCGCCCACTGCAGGACCGCTTCCTCGTCCGCCATCCCCTTGATCAGACGCAGCGCATCCCCCACGTCATCGGCGAAGTCGAGGAGGTTCTTGGACAGCAGGCGCACCCGGTCCGGATCACCCGGCGTCGGATCCCTCTCCAGATCCAGGACATGCCAGTCACTCGGCCGATTTCCCACGTTCGTCCCCCGTTGCACCGCTTCACTCAACGCACGTATGCCGCAGCAAAGTTACTGGATCCTCCGCTCGTACACTTCGGGCGTGAACGACAACCATGTGACGCCCGGCGACGACGCTTCCCGTCGGCATCTCTGGGAGCGGCTCGGCCCGGCGGAATTGAAGCAGCTTGCCGAGTCCGGCCCGGAGGAGCTGTACGAAGCGGCGGAGCAGCTGTGTCGCCGGGCGGCCGGTGAAGGGCCCGACGGATCCGCTGCGGCGCGCACTGTCGGACGGATTGCCGAGGCCCTTGCCGACACGCGCTCCGGTGACTGCGTGAGGTTTGCCGCGGACATCGTGGGCAGACTGCTGCCGCCCGGGTCCGCGTACCGGGAGGAAGGTGACCGGCTGCGGCGCTCGGTGGCCGCGAAGCTGGTCAAGGTCCAGCAGCTGCGGGACTTGGAGGCTCTGTTCGAGGAGCTTCCGGATGGAGTGCAGGACACGGCGGTGGAGGTGCGCGCCTGCGTTCTCGGTGAGCTGGCCCTGATCGGCGCGGGGCGCGGCCGGCCCGTCCTGGACGCGTACGCGGAGACGCTGCGCGAGCTGGGGCACCCGCTGGCCCGGCTGCCCAGGACGCGGCTGGACATCGAGCACCGGTTCGGGGTCCGTGTCCGGGGCCTCGGGTCCATCAAGACTGCTGACCAGCTCCGGTCGCGTTTTCCGGAGATCCCCGCCACCGAAAACGGTGCAGCGGCCGGACGTACGGCCAGTGAGACCCCCGACGGCCGCCGCGCACGGGCGGCCGCTGAACCTTTCACCGTCAGCGGCTGGTCCCGCGAGCCCGAGGCGCGTTTCTTCACGCTGCCGAGCCCGCTCGCCCCGGACGACTTCGCCATCTCACTCATCAAGGAACTGCCACTGGACTGCCTGGCAGGCGAAGGCACACGCCGAGGTGTCGCCGTCACCTGCCGGACGACGCCCGACGACGTACTCAATGAACTGTTCTCGGCGGCCTACAACGGCGGAGTGAACGGTCAGGCGCAGGGTGGCGCGTACGCCAGGCTGTACGCCTGGAACAGTCTGTACGCGCTGATGGGGCTGCCCGTCGACATTCCGTTCCTGGAAGCGGTGCTGCTCGCCGCCGACCACCGGTGGCTGCGCTTCATCGCGTTCACGGACTGGTTCCACCACGACACGTCGGACGTGGCCTTCGCCGTGCTCGATCCCACCCGTACTCGGGCCACGGTGCTGGCGGCGACCGACACCGATGCCGACGCCGACTGATCAGCGCGGAGCTCAGGCGCCGGAAGGGCTAAATCGTTTCCGCTGATCGAGGGGACCCGCACGGCCGATCGGGGCCCACGCCGGGCGCGGCGCTCCGGTGCCGGCGCTCGCGTGTGGCAGGGTCACGGGCCGCTGCCCGGTACCGCTTACGCTCCCGATCGGCAAAGGCTCCTCATGCGAACGCGAACGCGAATGCGATTGAGACTGTGCACGTCCCTGCCCCTCTCCGTTACAGCTGCGGCCGCCGCTCTTCCCCTCATGCTCGCCGCGCCCGGTACGGCCGTGGCGAACCCCCGCCCGACCTGTGCCGCGCCCGACAGCCGCACCTTTCCGGTGAAGACCCGGATCCACGGGGGGCCCGCCAGTTACGACGTCGGGGGAGACTTCCGGACCTGGTACATCGACCTCACCAACACCACAGCGCACACCTGCGGCAACATCCACCCGATCGTCGTCCTCGTGGACGAGAAGCGGGCGCTGCGGCCCGAACAGGCGCGGCTGGAGTTCTACGAGGGTGCAGGTAAGGGCGAGGGCCGGGATCCGCATCCGGTCGAGTTCGAGAAGAGTGACGAGGACGAGAACGTGGGGGCGTTCGACGACGGGTTTCCGGGGTTCACGGTGGGACCCGGGCGGACGCTCACCGTGAAGGTGCGTCTCTCCGTCACCTCCGACGCGGCCGCGCCGAACGATGTCGTCGCGAACGCGGCCGTCGTCCAGCGGCACGACGACGACGGGGACTGGGTGGGGGAGTCGAACGACTACCGGTTCCGCATCGAGGACGAGGACGGGGACGTAGCAGAAGCAGAAGGGGAAGTAGGAGGAGAGGACTCGGGCGGGAACAGCGACGGTGAGATCTTGGCCGGCAGCGGCGACGGGGGCGGCGTACGCGATGAAGGGGTGGCGTCGGGTGCGGACGAGCTGGCCAGTACCGGTCCGCGGGCACCGCACGGGCTCGGCGTGACCGTGGGTCTCGGGCTGTTCGCCGCGGGGGCCGTCCTCCTTGTCGTGTCCCGGCGGTGGGTACGGCTGCGCCGGTGACCCCCGTGGGCTGCCGCCCGGGCTCGTCGGGCGGATCACCGACCGGTACGGCCATCCGCGCGACGCCCATGTCCGTGCTCGCCGGGTGCCGGCGCCGCTCGCGCTTCTGATCGCCACGGTCGGCACCTGGAGCCCGTCGCGAGCACCCCGTCTGCGACGATCCTCCCCGTGGACTACCCGAACGACCAGGCCCCCGGCGCCCCCGTCCGCTCCGGCATCCCGGAGCACGGCCGCATTCCGAAGTACTACGCGGTGAAGGCGCATATCGCCCTGCTCATCGAGGAGTTGGGCGAGGGCGGCCCGCTGCCGACCGAGCGTGATCTCGCGGAGAAGTACGAGGTCGCGCGGGAGACCGTGCGGCAGGCGCTGCGGGAGCTGTTGCTGGAGGGGAAGCTGCGGCGGCAGGGGCGTGGGACGGTCGTCGCCGGGCCGAAGCTGGAGCAGCCGCTCTCACTCGCCAGCTACACCGAGGGCGTACGGCGGCAGGGGCGCACCCCCGGCCGTACCCTGATCAGCCTCGACCGCTTCCCCTGCCCCGAGGCCCTCGCCGCCGAGGCCGGGCTGACACGCGGCGAACCCGTCTGGCACATGGAGCGTGTCCTGCTCGCCGATGACGAGCGGGTCGGGCTCGAGAGTACGTACGTCGCTGTCGCCCGCGTGCCGCACCTCGACCGCGACTTCAC harbors:
- a CDS encoding DUF6531 domain-containing protein, which encodes MGNRPSDWHVLDLERDPTPGDPDRVRLLSKNLLDFADDVGDALRLIKGMADEEAVLQWAGKSAKAFQDQFSGVPKQLKKLRTSYDMAGGALAAYWPKLERAQALADRALANGRAAQTDLSSAKSRLASADSWVTRAGKEADKYKDDPTGSKSTEKPDEAKVRAATRDAQHAKTAQTSAQSDVSNAQDALDAAKKMAADARKMREEAAREAKTKIDEASDAGIHNRKWWEEVGDWFTDNWDTIVTVCKVVVAVVGIIAMIIGGPILGAILLVAALVVLADTLNKYAKGQASLWDVAFAALDCIPGGKGITSLGKLAKGMKGLGKMGLKGMAKAVRGGLRRGADDAAGASKPAKARCKNGDPVDMVSGEMLMEETDVELPGLLPLVLRRTHLSTYRWGQWFGPSWASTLDERLELDSDGAVFAADDGMILLYPVPTPGTSVMPLEGPRWPLDWDGAPGAPIRITDPATGHIRHFAPLGQAPAAHDVFALPLAAVTDRGGRRIDFDRDESGAPIAVRDSGGRHLHVDTEGDRVVGLRLRDPAAGEEGTTLLRYGYSSDGHLTEIHNSSGLPLRLTYDDQARITSWTDRNGSWYRFTYDDQDRCIRGEGADGYLSCSIAYDPEARETRYTDSLGRTTTYRHNERRQVVAQTDPLGNTTYAEWDAYNRLLSRTDPLGNTSRFTYDERGNLISVVRPDGTATTAEYDPFDRPLSITLPTGGRRGYAYDEQGRPTATVDPDGAVTTFAYDASGGLLSVTNALGAAHRVESGPLGLPVSTTAPLGGTTRVSRDAFGRIVESVDATGATTRTVWTVEGRPAERTMPDGSRERWSYDGEGNTVRYTGPDGRSVTHAFTHFDRLCARTDADGSTVRFVYDTELRLTSVTNASGAVWSYTYDPAGLLVGETDFNGRTVSYTYDAAGRLLERTNGAGETTTYVRDTCGRIVERRSGDAVTTFTHDAAGRLVGAVTPDTALTLTRDAAGRVVTEECDGRALHTTYDILGRRVERRTPSGTVSRWDWDANNRPVRVQLADNELSFGYGASGHETERRLGETAVLTQEWDAGHRLTGQTVVGQAAPGADPSGEPLLHRSYTYGQDGGLTAIEDQTHGTRRFAHDRLGRVEGVSATGWSERYAYDAAGNLSRADAPEGPQGERVHDGTLVRRAGHVTYVHDAQGRLVRQSRRLLSGGAREWTYTWDAEDRLTQVTTPDGRRWAYVYDGLGRRTAKRLLSDDGRSAEEETVFTWDGSHLAEQSSSAGGPTRSWEWAPGTDRALLQVDQDTDQDEVDRRFYAIVTDLVGTPTELVDEKGRIAWRARTTLWGTALGGSGDLVDCPLRFPGQYHDAETGLRYNFRRYYDPENARYISPDPLGLAPAPNHHAYVSNPLRFTDPWGLVSCEGNHGITTARENHIEGQHGPGAQDRVRENADPTGPEPSLPGEFNDNFLWDGDDFALGRRLREGIDGTPALPNPRARAGQDTHLHRFDYGSPVGVNGSGQTTNVVEVVIRDGNIHTAYPI
- a CDS encoding DUF6183 family protein — its product is MNDNHVTPGDDASRRHLWERLGPAELKQLAESGPEELYEAAEQLCRRAAGEGPDGSAAARTVGRIAEALADTRSGDCVRFAADIVGRLLPPGSAYREEGDRLRRSVAAKLVKVQQLRDLEALFEELPDGVQDTAVEVRACVLGELALIGAGRGRPVLDAYAETLRELGHPLARLPRTRLDIEHRFGVRVRGLGSIKTADQLRSRFPEIPATENGAAAGRTASETPDGRRARAAAEPFTVSGWSREPEARFFTLPSPLAPDDFAISLIKELPLDCLAGEGTRRGVAVTCRTTPDDVLNELFSAAYNGGVNGQAQGGAYARLYAWNSLYALMGLPVDIPFLEAVLLAADHRWLRFIAFTDWFHHDTSDVAFAVLDPTRTRATVLAATDTDADAD
- a CDS encoding cell wall protein encodes the protein MLAAPGTAVANPRPTCAAPDSRTFPVKTRIHGGPASYDVGGDFRTWYIDLTNTTAHTCGNIHPIVVLVDEKRALRPEQARLEFYEGAGKGEGRDPHPVEFEKSDEDENVGAFDDGFPGFTVGPGRTLTVKVRLSVTSDAAAPNDVVANAAVVQRHDDDGDWVGESNDYRFRIEDEDGDVAEAEGEVGGEDSGGNSDGEILAGSGDGGGVRDEGVASGADELASTGPRAPHGLGVTVGLGLFAAGAVLLVVSRRWVRLRR
- a CDS encoding GntR family transcriptional regulator — its product is MDYPNDQAPGAPVRSGIPEHGRIPKYYAVKAHIALLIEELGEGGPLPTERDLAEKYEVARETVRQALRELLLEGKLRRQGRGTVVAGPKLEQPLSLASYTEGVRRQGRTPGRTLISLDRFPCPEALAAEAGLTRGEPVWHMERVLLADDERVGLESTYVAVARVPHLDRDFTPDSSFYAYLHDRLGIAFGDADERIETVLATPREALLIGTPPALPMLLIHRVSRDTAGMPLERVRTLYRGDRFSFTAHLGS